A region of Banduia mediterranea DNA encodes the following proteins:
- a CDS encoding SCP2 sterol-binding domain-containing protein, whose amino-acid sequence MSVAAFLKQLPEAFNPEAAVGTDCVLQFNTSEPVYATIKDGSCTITEGTARDPDVTLIMEDDDLVALMKGELNGMTAFMTGKLQVEGDLMLGQRLQGFFDQSKLG is encoded by the coding sequence ATGAGCGTAGCCGCCTTTCTCAAGCAATTGCCCGAAGCCTTCAACCCCGAAGCCGCCGTTGGAACGGACTGCGTGCTTCAGTTCAACACCTCCGAGCCGGTCTACGCCACGATCAAGGACGGCAGCTGCACGATCACCGAAGGCACCGCAAGGGATCCTGACGTGACCCTGATCATGGAAGACGACGATCTCGTCGCGCTGATGAAGGGTGAACTCAACGGCATGACCGCGTTCATGACCGGCAAGCTCCAGGTGGAGGGCGACCTCATGCTCGGTCAGCGCCTGCAGGGCTTTTTCGATCAGTCCAAGCTAGGCTGA